The following coding sequences lie in one Apium graveolens cultivar Ventura chromosome 1, ASM990537v1, whole genome shotgun sequence genomic window:
- the LOC141678519 gene encoding protein FAR1-RELATED SEQUENCE 5-like codes for MASAIAVVLPNTTHLLCSWHISQKFPEKLAHYYSAFPEFKTDFNNCIYKSLTECIFEVRWASFVEKYHLLDHKWLKGLYELKHKWIPAYTRNKFSAFQNSTSRSEGMNSFFDKYVSSATGLKEFIENAQKALARQFMREKEEDYVTINLKCPMKLHTTLEYHASYIYTKEMFRRFQDELVESSKYFIEKDRRASEEGERMGDVYTYYSCYRPMSEPTRRNVYFVAFEKASSLGMCTCRMLEHSGLPCRHLLAVFTKKWVSEIPPYYINRRWTMHANRVDGVLPYNLDVGQSHEMTSTDRFNSMTMLTMSFCQSSIASKERYDYAVGVMNREIPILEKMSVDGIKSYESNSQAPNASAHEETILDPMMSQTKGRKKDVRFKSPIESIGKKEKPPRRCTYCQMEGHDKRKCAIRLEDLKNVQESQYN; via the coding sequence ATGGCAAGCGCTATTGCGGTTGTACTCCCGAATACTACCCATTTATTGTGTTCTTGGCACATTAGTCAAAAATTCCCGGAGAAATTAGCTCATTATTATTCGGCTTTTCCGGAATTCAAGACGGACTTCAACAATTGCATTTATAAATCTCTCACCGAATGTATTTTTGAAGTTAGATGGGCGTCGTTTGTGGAAAAGTATCACTTGCTAGATCATAAATGGTTAAAGGGGTTATATGAGTTGAAGCACAAGTGGATTCCTGCATATACTAGAAACAAATTTTCGGCGTTTCAAAATAGTACATCGAGGAGTGAGGGGATGAATTCTTTCTTTGATAAGTATGTGAGTTCGGCAACGGGTTTGAAGGAATTCATTGAAAATGCCCAAAAAGCATTGGCAAGGCAATTCATGAGGGAGAAGGAAGAAGATTATGTCACCATTAATCTAAAATGTCCCATGAAATTGCATACCACATTGGAGTATCATGCTTCTTATATCTACACTAAGGAAATGTTTAGAAGATTTCAAGATGAATTGGTTGAGTCTTCAAAATACTTTATTGAAAAAGACCGACGAGCTAGTGAAGAAGGGGAGAGAATGGGGGATGTTTATACGTACTATAGTTGTTATAGGCCCATGTCCGAGCCTACGAGAAGAAATGTTTATTTTGTGGCATTCGAGAAAGCAAGCTCTTTGGGAATGTGTACGTGTAGAATGCTTGAACATTCGGGGCTACCTTGTAGACACCTATTGGCGGTCTTCACTAAGAAATGGGTTTCGGAAATTCCCCCGTATTACATAAACCGGAGGTGGACAATGCAtgccaatagagttgatggtgtgtTACCTTATAATTTGGATGTTGGACAAAGTCATGAGATGACTTCAACCGATCGATTTAATAGCATGACAATGTTAACCATGAGTTTTTGTCAAAGTAGCATTGCATCCAAGGAACGGTATGATTATGCCGTTGGAGTGATGAATCGAGAAATACCAATTCTCGAAAAAATGAGCGTTGATGGAATTAAATCTTACGAAAGCAATTCGCAAGCTCCAAATGCAAGTGCTCATGAAGAAAcaattcttgaccctatgatgTCCCAAACTAAAGGGAGGAAGAAGGATGTTCGTTTCAAAAGTCCAATAGAATCGATTGGTAAAAAGGAGAAGCCGCCAAGAAGGTGCACTTATTGTCAAATGGAAGGCCATGATAAAAGGAAGTGTGCTATTAGACTAGAAGATCTTAAAAATGTTCAAGAATCGCAATATAATTAG
- the LOC141678619 gene encoding protein FAR1-RELATED SEQUENCE 5-like: MLMGGVPYLNQIFQSVDEAGHFFRAYALRNGFAIKIQASHRNKDNEIYGRLYVCRLYGKSVVAESSQNKRCREVLPKSECKVRMYVNYQKKKRHWEVTSLELVHNHGLVSPSKMNLVQRERHVNTATRSLIKTLYGSGVRNCQVMNVIGNIHGGNDKVGFNVQHVRNVLRDERKKRFEISDAQAGLDLLHRLNEESGSKYFIRTEVDEENRLKCLVWIDLRCIMAYQNFGDVMAFDTTYRTNRYAMPFVPFIGVNHHYQSVIFGFALMRDEHASTFEWILRT, from the coding sequence ATGTTGATGGGGGGAGTTCCATATTTGAATCAAATTTTTCAAAGTGTGGATGAGGCCGGTCATTTTTTTAGGGCTTATGCTTTACGAAATGGATTTGCTATTAAAATTCAAGCTAGCCATCGTAATAAAGACAACGAGATATATGGTCGTTTATATGTTTGTAGGCTTTATGGAAAAAGTGTCGTCGCCGAGAGTAGTCAAAATAAACGGTGTAGAGAGGTTCTTCCTAAAAGCGAGTGCAAGGTGAGGATGTAtgtcaattatcaaaagaaaaaacgTCACTGGGAGGTAACTAGCCTTGAATTGGTACACAACCACGGTCTTGTTTCCCCTAGTAAGATGAATTTGGTACAACGAGAAAGACATGTCAACACCGCGACCCGTAGTTTGATAAAAACGCTTTATGGTTCGGGGGTTCGTAATTGTCAAGTGATGAATGTGATTGGTAACATTCATGGAGGTAATGACAAAGTTGGTTTCAATGTTCAACATGTTAGGAATGTGTTAAGAGACGAGAGGAAGAAAAGATTTGAGATTAGTGACGCCCAAGCGGGGTTGGACTTGTTGCATAGGTTGAATGAAGAAAGTggttctaaatattttattaggaCCGAAGTCGATGAAGAGAATCGCTTGAAGTGTCTAGTATGGATTGATCTGAGATGTATAATGGCTTACCAAAATTTTGGCGATGTTATGGCTTTTGATACCACTTATCGGACAAATAGGTATGCAATGCCATTTGTCCCATTTATCGGAGTCAATCATCATTATCAATCGGTAATTTTCGGGTTTGCATTGATGCGGGATGAACACGCGTCGACTTTTGAGTGGATTCTTCGTACTTAG
- the LOC141678698 gene encoding putative microtubule-binding protein TANGLED, translated as MVARSQPKHKNVINHTLLAETLNKVNKCLARLQELQYRANGGPKVVSGVNLSPQSTRTYLKTSLRCKQESVFSRIRNATPLNSKTTECVVFFALIMDVDYIVCIYVHLVIEYMCDFVLCVNPEVRAVTSGQKESRKNRPHYTQFDQTLIMPWSKKSVLFGNPMFLSSSTIPNQQKFCKTNSPVITKNRQQSPHKFLVKPPGASASKFRVQIKSPPISLPPPKNSPKVLSTAAKLQRSFSPSRLANRLVSPLKSTKSFIEKSNGKKIMMSGPKQRPSCSTSLSFLAHR; from the exons ATGGTAGCAAGAAGCCAGCCAAAGCACAAGAATGTGATAAACCACACTCTTCTTGCAGAAACTCTAAACAAG GTGAACAAGTGTTTAGCTAGACTACAAGAGCTTCAGTACAGAGCAAATGGTGGACCAAAAGTGGTCTCTGGGGTAAATCTTAGTCCTCAAAGTACCAGAACCTACTTGAAAACTAGTCTGAGGTGCAAACAAGAATCTGTATTTTCCAG GATCAGAAATGCCACTCCTCTCAATTCGAAAACTACAG AATGTGTTGTGTTCTTTGCTTTGATAATGGATGTTGATTATATCGTGTGCATCTATGTTCACCTTGTTATCGAATATATGTGTGATTTTGTGTTATGTGTCAA tccggaagtgcgggctgttacatcAGGGCAAAAAGAATCACGGAAAAACAGACCACATTACACTCAATTCGATCAAACATTGATAATGCCATGGTCAAAAAAGTCGGTACTATTTGGGAACCCGATGTTTCTGTCATCATCAACGATACCCAATCAGCAGAAATTCTGCAAGACAAACTCCCCTGTGATCACAAAGAACCGACAGCAGAGTCCTCATAAATTCTTGGTGAAGCCACCAGGTGCATCAGCCTCTAAGTTTCGAGTTCAGATCAAGAGCCCACCAATCTCCCTGCCACCACCAAAAAATTCTCCAAAGGTGTTGTCTACAGCAGCAAAGTTGCAAAGATCATTCTCGCCATCAAGATTGGCAAACAGATTGGTGTCTCCACTGAAGAGTACAAAATCATTTATAGAGAAAAGTAATGGAAAGAAAATAATGATGAGTGGCCCCAAGCAAAGACCATCATGTTCAACATCATTGTCGTTCCTAGCTCACAGATAA